Genomic DNA from Paenibacillus sp. MBLB1832:
AAGAAGAAGGCTGGGAATACGAATTTCTTCAGCTTGGTGTAATGAATATTCATGCAAAACAACATTCCGATGGTCCCGATCGCAACCGCGAACAGCTGCTTTCTCGTAAAGAACCAGGGGTCGTCCCACCGGTAGGCGCTGGTCATTGAGCTTGCACTGAATACCATGACAAGTCCGAAGCAGACAAGTACGAAAGTTAATAAGAGCAGCAGAAAATCCGGTGTTCCTCTGCGAGGTGGATTCATGCTGAGCCCTCGCCTAGTCTTTTAGTAATTGTTGCAGTTGATCTAGTTTTTGTTTGGTGATTTTCAATACGTTCTCAGGAATTGGTGAGTTGTAATCCAAACCGTGAGGGAACGTTTCTTTACCTATGTAAGCTTCTTCTAGATAGAGCACAGCATAAGGGGACTCCAATTTGCCTGTTTCTACACGGGCATTCACACGCAAGAAGTAAACAGCTTTGCTTGCTTTATCTTCCATTTTAAAATCGTAAGTTGCACGTGTATATTCCCACTGCCAACGTACGAAACCAAGTTTAGTTGTGACTTCATCCAGGTGAGCCAAATCACTTTTTAGACCTTTTAGGCCAGTTGCTTCAATAATCAATTTTAACGCCTCCATATTGTACGTATGCATTCTTTACTCATGATAGTATGTTTCAAGAGGTTCTGCAAGTCGATTACCCAGTGTAAATTCTAATATTTGATGGCACTTTAGAGATGAAACGCGAACTTATATTTGATAGAATAGATGCCAAGACAAGATTCGTACAGAAATGCAAGAGAGTGAGAACGGGAGGTTGAGGTTCCATATGAACAATATGCACGATGATCTCCAAGCCATATATGAAGAAATGGTAGGGTGGAGACGTTATTTACATCAAAATCCAGAGCTATCTTATCAGGAATATGACACAGCGGCATTCGTCGCTAAGCACCTAGAGAGTTGGGGGATTGAAGTTCGGACAAGCGTTGGAGGAAACGGTGTTGTCGGTTTGCTCCGCGGCGGTGAACCAGGTCCTACGGTTGCCCTTCGCGCTGATATGGATGCATTGCCGATTCAAGATGAGAAGAGTTGCTCATATACGTCAACCAAGAAAGGAATTATGCATGCTTGCGGGCATGATGCACATACCTCGACGCTGTTGGGGATTGCGAAGGTAGCTAGCGTCCGTCGCGCAGAGCTCAAAGGCAACTTGGTGTTTCTGTTCCAACATGCGGAAGAAATATCACCTGGCGGCGCGGATTCCATGATTAAAGCAGGCTGCTTAGACGAGGTAGACGCTGTATTCGGCGTTCACTTGTGGACACCTTTCCCCGTTGGACATGTGTACACGCGCCCTGGAGCTTTCATGGCTGCTCCCGATGAATTTACGATTCGCATTCAAGGAAAAGGCGGACATGGCGGACTACCGCATCAGACGATCGATAGTGTGTATGTCGCATCGCAACTGGTTGTTAATTTGCAATCCATTGTGAGCCGGCAAGTCGACCCTGTTGACCCCTGTGTCGTGAGTGTTGGTTCGTTTCACGGAGGTACTAGCTTTAATGTGATCGCGGAAACGAGCGTGCTTAATGGCACTGTGCGCACCTTCAATCCAGCGTTGAGAGATGACGTTCGAGAGCGGATGGAACGCATCGTGAAAGGGACATGTGAGATAGCACAGGCCACGTATGAGTTCGAGTATAAGCTAGGCTACCCAACCGTGATTAATGACCTCAAGGAAGCGGAACGCTTCGCGCGTGTAAGCACGGCCATGTTTGGTGCTGAGCATGTGCACGAATCTCCCCTTATTATGGCCGGAGAAGACTTTGCCTATTATTTGCAAGAGCGACCTGGGTGTTTTATATTT
This window encodes:
- a CDS encoding M20 family metallopeptidase; this encodes MNNMHDDLQAIYEEMVGWRRYLHQNPELSYQEYDTAAFVAKHLESWGIEVRTSVGGNGVVGLLRGGEPGPTVALRADMDALPIQDEKSCSYTSTKKGIMHACGHDAHTSTLLGIAKVASVRRAELKGNLVFLFQHAEEISPGGADSMIKAGCLDEVDAVFGVHLWTPFPVGHVYTRPGAFMAAPDEFTIRIQGKGGHGGLPHQTIDSVYVASQLVVNLQSIVSRQVDPVDPCVVSVGSFHGGTSFNVIAETSVLNGTVRTFNPALRDDVRERMERIVKGTCEIAQATYEFEYKLGYPTVINDLKEAERFARVSTAMFGAEHVHESPLIMAGEDFAYYLQERPGCFIFVGAGNVESGIIYPHHHPRFDIDERSMLQAANLLLAMALDYMA
- a CDS encoding YugN family protein, with protein sequence MIIEATGLKGLKSDLAHLDEVTTKLGFVRWQWEYTRATYDFKMEDKASKAVYFLRVNARVETGKLESPYAVLYLEEAYIGKETFPHGLDYNSPIPENVLKITKQKLDQLQQLLKD